A stretch of Mesoplodon densirostris isolate mMesDen1 chromosome 9, mMesDen1 primary haplotype, whole genome shotgun sequence DNA encodes these proteins:
- the NPVF gene encoding pro-FMRFamide-related neuropeptide VF has translation MEIISSKQFILLTLATSSLLTSNIFCSDESVMPNLHSKKNYDKYSKPRGDLCWEKERSLNFEELKDWGPRNVIKMSTPAVNKMPPSVANLPLRFGRTVEEERSTGAMANPPLRFGSNTEDSISRCVPNLPQRFGRTTIAKSVTKTLSDLLQQSMHSSSANGLLYSVTCQPQEIQNPDQKNLRRLGLKKIDDAELKQEK, from the exons atggaaattatttcatCAAAACAATTCATTTTACTGACTTTAGCCACTTCAAGCTTATTAACATCAAACATCTTCTGTTCAGATGAATCAGTGATGCCCAATCTTCACAGCAAAAAGAATTATGACAAATATTCTAAG CCTAGAGGAGATCTCTgctgggaaaaagaaagaagtctcAATTTTGAAGAGTTAAAAGACTGGGGTCCAAGAAACGTCATTAAGATGAGTACACCTGCAGTCAACAAAATGCCACCCTCAGTAGCCAACttgccactgagatttgggaggaccgtggaagaagaaagaagcaCTGGGGCAATGGCCAACCCGCCTCTGAGATTTGGAAGCAATACAGAGGACAGCATCTCGAGATGTGTTCCTAATCTGCCCCAAAGGTTTGGGAGAACAACAATAGCCAAAAGTGTCACCAAGACACTGAGTGATTTGCTCCAACAATCCATGCATTCATCATCTGCCAATGGGTTACTTTACTCCGTGACCTGCCAGCCCCAAGAAATCCAGAATCCTGATCAAAAGAACCTAAG gagactgggattgaaGAAAATAGATGATGCAGaattgaaacaagaaaaataa